In Thiospirochaeta perfilievii, a single window of DNA contains:
- a CDS encoding Abi family protein — MNKIYDKPYKSAKQLVDFLLDYKLNISNHESAESFLSKINYHRFKIYLKPLWDKNNNCYNSDYTFEDAIELYRFDDELRDLLFTIIGRIEIKLRTRLDHTISNYTNDPFWYLNDKWFNKNSAYRFRSKLNSNFLQSQDSDSLHFKNNYINDKNANYKNLPPFWAIIELSTFGTMMDIFKALNKDEFKFSGKENALDTLSKEFGANNLKVLNSWIVSIRDIRNKCAHHARLWNSNLREPSSIKKLLSKPPAHPNRIYLFFIVVEILCNNLDIDINIKEELTKLFGKYPAVNYFKDSMGVPDNWSDDIFWERGAVK; from the coding sequence ATGAATAAAATATATGATAAACCTTACAAATCTGCAAAGCAATTAGTTGACTTCTTATTGGATTATAAACTAAATATTAGCAATCATGAGAGTGCAGAAAGTTTTCTATCAAAAATAAATTACCATAGGTTTAAGATATATTTAAAACCATTATGGGATAAAAATAATAACTGTTATAACTCTGATTATACTTTTGAAGATGCAATAGAGCTATATAGATTCGATGATGAGTTGAGGGATTTATTATTTACTATTATTGGAAGAATAGAGATAAAATTAAGAACGCGTTTAGATCATACAATATCTAATTATACCAATGATCCTTTCTGGTATTTAAATGATAAATGGTTTAATAAGAATTCGGCCTATCGTTTTAGATCAAAATTAAATTCTAACTTCTTACAATCCCAAGATAGTGACAGTTTACATTTTAAGAATAACTACATAAATGATAAGAATGCCAATTATAAAAATCTACCTCCATTTTGGGCTATTATAGAACTATCAACTTTTGGAACTATGATGGATATATTTAAAGCTCTGAATAAGGATGAATTTAAATTTAGTGGAAAAGAGAATGCCTTAGATACCCTATCTAAAGAGTTTGGAGCAAATAATTTAAAAGTGCTAAATTCTTGGATCGTTTCAATACGAGATATTAGAAATAAATGTGCTCATCACGCAAGATTATGGAATAGTAATTTAAGAGAACCGAGCAGTATAAAAAAACTTTTATCAAAACCTCCTGCCCATCCAAATAGAATTTATCTATTTTTTATTGTTGTAGAAATTTTATGTAATAATTTAGATATTGATATCAATATAAAAGAAGAACTTACAAAACTATTTGGCAAATATCCAGCTGTTAATTATTTCAAAGATTCTATGGGAGTACCAGATAATTGGTCGGATGATATATTTTGGGAAAGAGGTGCTGTAAAATGA
- the argF gene encoding ornithine carbamoyltransferase, producing MRDKLKGKSFLTLKDFSKEEIRYILDTAHKLKADRKDGIYHQLFKGLSLAMIFEKPSTRTRCAFETAFGEEGGHPVFLSVNDIQLGKKESIEDTARVLGRMFDAIEFRGFKQETVNSLATHSGVPVFNGLTDLYHPTQILADLMTVEEHLGTLEGKTLVYAGDGRNNMAHSLMIGCAKMGVNITIISPSSLAPNEDVLNYSIEEANKSNSFVKVTEDMNEGLKGADVVYTDVWVSMGEEEQSKDRISLLQPYQINNNSLKLTNNSEVIFMHCLPAVRGLEVTNEVIEGSNSVVWDEAENRKHSIKAIMFALI from the coding sequence ATGAGAGATAAATTAAAGGGGAAATCATTCTTAACACTGAAGGATTTCAGTAAAGAAGAGATAAGATATATATTAGATACAGCACATAAATTAAAGGCCGATAGAAAGGATGGAATTTATCACCAACTTTTTAAAGGCTTATCCCTTGCCATGATTTTTGAAAAGCCATCAACAAGAACAAGATGTGCATTTGAGACAGCTTTTGGGGAGGAAGGTGGACATCCTGTATTTCTATCAGTTAATGATATTCAACTTGGTAAAAAAGAGAGTATAGAAGATACAGCTAGAGTACTAGGTAGAATGTTTGATGCTATTGAGTTTAGGGGTTTTAAACAGGAGACTGTAAATAGCCTTGCAACACACTCTGGAGTTCCTGTATTTAACGGTTTAACAGACCTATACCATCCAACACAGATATTAGCTGACCTTATGACCGTGGAGGAACACCTTGGCACTCTTGAGGGCAAAACCCTGGTATATGCTGGTGATGGTAGAAACAATATGGCCCACTCCCTAATGATTGGATGTGCTAAGATGGGGGTTAATATAACAATTATTTCCCCTTCATCCCTGGCTCCTAATGAGGATGTTTTAAATTACTCTATAGAAGAAGCTAATAAATCTAACTCCTTTGTAAAAGTTACTGAAGATATGAATGAGGGCTTAAAAGGAGCTGATGTTGTTTATACAGATGTCTGGGTTTCTATGGGGGAAGAAGAACAATCTAAGGATAGAATTTCACTATTGCAGCCATATCAAATTAACAATAATTCACTAAAGCTAACTAATAATAGTGAGGTTATTTTTATGCACTGTTTACCAGCTGTTAGGGGCTTAGAGGTAACTAATGAAGTAATAGAGGGTAGTAACTCTGTGGTATGGGATGAAGCTGAAAATAGAAAGCACTCAATTAAAGCAATAATGTTCGCATTAATTTAA
- a CDS encoding tyrosine-type recombinase/integrase: MRYRDPFKVFPKKLKSGKVVYYYTTYDMFNRRKQFSTGCTKKSDAKRFCINLLVTDSLTGSPTLTFKQYTKKWYVYGECKYIESILNRGRTYSRSNSELFRAKLVNKMWPYFGNILMTDVKPLHLEEWIIILKKEGLTNVTINTYLSAIKTIFNEAYRLGDITKNPVTHIKRLATDSKNKGTLTTSEVEKLLDPINKGMIWNKDIYYIFTLLASQTGMRIGELLALTKKILKEITS, encoded by the coding sequence ATGAGATACAGAGATCCATTCAAAGTATTTCCCAAAAAACTAAAATCAGGAAAAGTAGTCTATTATTATACGACTTATGACATGTTTAATAGGAGAAAACAGTTTAGTACAGGCTGTACAAAAAAATCTGATGCAAAGAGATTCTGCATTAACTTATTGGTTACTGATTCTCTAACAGGTTCCCCTACCCTCACTTTCAAACAATACACCAAGAAATGGTACGTTTATGGAGAGTGTAAATATATTGAATCGATACTTAATAGAGGACGAACCTATTCAAGGAGTAACTCAGAACTTTTTAGAGCTAAACTAGTAAATAAAATGTGGCCTTATTTTGGAAATATCTTAATGACTGATGTAAAACCATTACATTTAGAAGAATGGATAATTATTTTAAAGAAGGAAGGTTTAACTAACGTAACTATTAATACTTATCTATCTGCTATCAAAACTATTTTCAATGAAGCCTATAGGCTTGGAGATATCACAAAAAACCCAGTGACTCATATAAAAAGACTTGCTACAGACTCTAAAAACAAAGGAACACTAACTACTAGTGAAGTAGAAAAATTACTAGATCCAATTAATAAAGGAATGATTTGGAATAAAGATATTTACTACATTTTCACACTTCTAGCTTCACAGACTGGTATGAGAATTGGAGAACTATTAGCATTAACAAAAAAGATATTAAAAGAGATCACATCATAG
- the hpt gene encoding hypoxanthine phosphoribosyltransferase, with translation MNLPKGIESILIDKETIESKVTELANIIDNNYKDIETPLVVIGLLKGSFIFMSDLVKQMQTPLQVDFMIASSYGDSMENTEVSIIKDIETHISGRHVLIVEDIIDTGITLTKIENILSNRNPKSMKICTLLNKPSRRTSEVNIDFNGFDIDDHFVGGMGLDYAQKYRNLPYIGVVKNEKL, from the coding sequence ATGAATTTACCTAAAGGAATAGAGAGTATTTTAATAGATAAAGAGACTATAGAATCTAAAGTTACAGAATTAGCAAATATAATTGATAATAATTATAAGGATATTGAGACTCCCCTAGTTGTCATTGGACTATTAAAAGGTTCATTCATTTTTATGTCAGACCTAGTAAAACAGATGCAGACACCTCTGCAAGTTGATTTTATGATAGCATCAAGCTATGGAGACTCAATGGAAAATACTGAGGTATCAATAATTAAAGATATTGAAACACACATTTCTGGAAGACATGTACTAATTGTAGAAGATATAATTGATACTGGAATAACATTAACAAAAATTGAAAATATACTATCTAATAGAAATCCTAAGTCAATGAAAATATGTACACTACTTAATAAACCTTCTAGAAGAACAAGTGAAGTTAATATAGATTTTAATGGTTTTGATATTGATGACCACTTTGTAGGAGGAATGGGCCTAGACTATGCCCAGAAATATAGAAATCTTCCTTACATTGGGGTGGTAAAAAACGAAAAATTGTAA
- a CDS encoding tyrosine-type recombinase/integrase, protein MVSHSWDRKYGLKETKTGKSRIVPISQELYSILLEYSSRSIHNYIFSKTTQDKPIANYSIRKEFYKALENIKISKNEREERSIDFHSWRRYYNTRLVVKGYPTAIIQAILGHSKDSNMTEHYTKLTIKDLSIVIEKNKNYRNVL, encoded by the coding sequence ATAGTATCACATTCATGGGATCGGAAATATGGTTTAAAAGAAACTAAAACTGGAAAATCAAGAATAGTACCGATATCACAAGAATTATATTCTATCTTATTGGAGTACTCCTCAAGAAGTATTCATAACTATATATTCTCAAAAACAACACAGGATAAACCAATAGCAAACTACTCAATTAGGAAAGAGTTTTATAAAGCCTTAGAAAATATCAAGATATCAAAAAATGAGCGTGAAGAAAGGTCTATAGACTTCCATTCTTGGCGTAGATACTATAATACAAGGTTAGTAGTCAAAGGTTACCCAACAGCCATTATACAAGCTATTTTAGGCCATTCTAAGGATAGTAATATGACTGAACACTATACGAAATTAACGATAAAAGACTTATCTATAGTAATAGAAAAGAATAAAAATTATAGGAATGTGTTGTAG
- the lon gene encoding endopeptidase La, whose protein sequence is MKNLLSKLQKKKSKTGQENSTRHQLTSNIKHVLPYLTIGETVIFPNTIAPIFISNQSDIKAFESSMEKSKNIVIGYPIDKKKSKSLNNTYKTAVLCHILQVLKLPDGTVRILVEGVNKVKLSTITFNEFYIAECKIINNPIPIDTKTKSLIEVIKKIFTEYSSIHGKIPEEVVTTIDRSDTPDKILGNICFVTPLPYAVKIKYFLENNNLINLENIAVTLKSEIEILRLQQNLHGRVKKNLEKTQRDYFLNEQIKEINKELGKDEDPSGSDQLLKQIEKLELNVKDKEKLTKDANRLNKLQPMSPEAGILRTYLETVVELPWNNKSEDLVSLKKAKSILNDEHYNMVKAKDRILDFIAVRQFDVEKKSPVLCLVGPPGTGKTSLGKSVANSLGREFGRISLGGVRDEAEIRGHRKTYIGALPGKIIQAIKKTGVKNPVILLDEIDKIAAEYKGDPAAALLEVLDPEQNHTFTDHYLEIPFDLSDVLFIATANSLNPIPAPLLDRMEVLEIQGYTEIEKTEIAKRFIIPKQLKTIGLTDAQISFTDDSLLKIIRKFTRESGVRNLNRNVASVLRKIARLKLEEFEEGDEPFKAEDIKFEVTDENLNDLLGDDKIPDEDIKDSTVPGLSVGLAWTQLGGTVLPLEIVLSKGKGRIILTGQLGDVMKESAQIAISYVKSNCELFGIDPDFDKDVDIHIHAPEGAIKKDGPSAGITMTSALISAIKQTCINKKTAMTGEITLTGQLLPIGGLKEKVLAAARNGSTDVLIPLANKKDIKDIPKEITDKITFHTHSRVDEAIFSLFPKGTFNKNS, encoded by the coding sequence ATGAAGAACCTATTATCCAAACTACAGAAGAAAAAATCGAAGACTGGCCAAGAGAACTCTACGAGGCACCAGTTAACAAGTAATATAAAACATGTACTTCCCTATTTAACTATAGGGGAGACTGTTATATTTCCAAATACTATAGCTCCAATTTTCATATCTAATCAATCAGATATTAAAGCTTTTGAATCCTCAATGGAGAAAAGTAAAAATATTGTAATTGGTTATCCAATTGATAAAAAAAAGAGCAAATCGTTAAACAATACATATAAAACAGCAGTATTATGCCATATATTACAGGTATTAAAACTCCCTGATGGTACAGTTAGAATTTTAGTAGAAGGGGTTAATAAAGTTAAACTTTCTACAATTACTTTTAATGAGTTCTATATTGCAGAGTGTAAAATTATTAATAACCCTATTCCAATAGATACTAAAACAAAATCATTAATAGAAGTGATTAAAAAAATATTTACTGAATATAGTTCTATTCATGGTAAAATTCCCGAAGAGGTTGTAACAACTATAGATAGATCAGATACTCCTGATAAAATATTAGGAAATATCTGTTTTGTAACTCCTCTACCCTATGCAGTTAAAATTAAATACTTTTTAGAGAACAATAACTTAATAAACCTTGAAAATATCGCAGTAACTTTAAAGTCAGAGATTGAGATATTAAGATTACAACAAAATCTTCATGGAAGAGTAAAAAAGAATTTAGAGAAGACTCAAAGAGACTACTTTTTAAATGAACAGATAAAAGAGATAAATAAAGAGTTAGGAAAGGATGAAGATCCTTCAGGATCAGATCAACTACTTAAACAGATAGAAAAATTAGAACTTAATGTTAAAGATAAAGAAAAATTAACCAAGGATGCCAATAGATTAAATAAACTTCAACCTATGTCACCGGAAGCAGGCATTTTAAGAACTTATCTTGAAACTGTGGTAGAACTTCCCTGGAATAACAAGAGTGAAGACTTAGTGAGTTTAAAAAAAGCCAAAAGTATTTTAAATGATGAGCACTACAATATGGTTAAAGCTAAGGATAGAATCTTAGATTTTATTGCAGTACGACAGTTTGATGTTGAAAAAAAATCCCCTGTTTTATGTCTTGTAGGGCCTCCTGGTACTGGTAAAACTTCTTTAGGAAAATCTGTTGCCAACTCCTTAGGTAGAGAGTTTGGTAGAATATCCCTTGGTGGAGTTAGAGATGAGGCAGAAATCAGAGGGCACAGAAAGACCTATATTGGAGCTCTACCAGGAAAGATTATTCAAGCAATAAAAAAAACCGGTGTTAAAAACCCAGTAATTCTCTTAGATGAAATTGATAAAATTGCAGCGGAGTATAAGGGTGATCCTGCAGCTGCACTTTTAGAGGTATTAGATCCAGAACAAAATCATACATTTACTGATCACTATTTAGAGATACCATTTGATCTATCAGATGTTCTATTTATTGCCACAGCAAACTCGTTAAATCCTATACCTGCCCCACTTTTAGATAGAATGGAAGTTTTAGAGATACAGGGTTATACTGAAATAGAGAAAACTGAGATAGCTAAAAGATTTATAATTCCAAAACAACTTAAAACAATAGGGTTAACCGATGCCCAAATCAGTTTTACAGATGATTCTCTATTAAAAATAATAAGAAAATTCACTAGGGAGTCTGGAGTAAGAAACCTAAATAGAAATGTAGCATCTGTACTAAGAAAAATTGCACGATTAAAACTTGAGGAGTTTGAAGAGGGTGACGAACCTTTTAAAGCTGAGGATATTAAATTTGAAGTAACTGATGAGAATTTAAATGATCTATTAGGAGATGATAAAATACCTGATGAAGATATTAAAGATTCAACGGTTCCTGGACTCTCTGTTGGACTAGCCTGGACTCAGTTAGGGGGAACAGTGCTTCCGCTGGAGATTGTATTATCCAAGGGTAAAGGAAGAATAATTTTAACTGGTCAACTAGGGGATGTAATGAAAGAGAGTGCTCAAATTGCTATATCCTATGTTAAGTCAAATTGTGAATTATTTGGAATTGACCCTGATTTTGATAAGGACGTTGATATTCATATACACGCTCCAGAGGGTGCTATTAAAAAGGATGGCCCATCTGCAGGTATTACCATGACTTCGGCACTAATATCAGCTATAAAACAGACTTGTATTAATAAAAAAACTGCTATGACTGGTGAAATAACATTAACTGGACAACTACTACCTATTGGTGGTCTTAAAGAGAAAGTTCTAGCTGCTGCGAGGAATGGCTCAACAGATGTTTTAATTCCTTTAGCAAATAAAAAAGATATCAAGGATATTCCAAAAGAGATAACTGATAAGATAACTTTTCATACCCACTCTAGGGTTGATGAAGCGATTTTCTCTCTTTTCCCCAAGGGGACTTTTAACAAAAACTCTTAG
- a CDS encoding transposase, translating into MSNNTTDIKFKKDPGTWSLMEKILRDGARKMLQQALENEVAEFLEKHSNSRDENGLKSVVRNGYNPVRDIVTGIGKFEVKTPRIDDRKLPETEDRFTSAILPKYLRKIPRGSSNFCELESFHLFKAELEIIKDREHRFTPFKNTWYYSCRNKDGFPCAVLDDFNLNNKFDLALDIRHYVNRSEPWELRLLSRSNDIKDLPEILKKQLKEYHRFNFVTETPEYAGSSGYIKTLERDIMHPEIIATIKSLCNTLVEVQNV; encoded by the coding sequence ATGAGTAATAATACTACAGACATAAAATTTAAAAAAGATCCAGGAACATGGTCTTTGATGGAAAAAATACTACGGGATGGTGCAAGAAAAATGCTTCAACAAGCTCTTGAAAATGAAGTGGCTGAATTTTTAGAAAAACATAGTAACTCAAGAGATGAAAATGGTCTGAAGTCCGTAGTAAGAAATGGCTATAATCCAGTGAGAGATATAGTAACTGGGATTGGTAAATTTGAAGTCAAAACACCTAGAATTGACGATCGAAAACTACCTGAAACCGAAGACCGGTTTACAAGTGCTATATTGCCCAAATATCTAAGAAAAATACCCAGGGGAAGTAGTAATTTTTGTGAATTAGAAAGTTTCCATTTATTTAAAGCGGAATTAGAAATTATAAAAGATAGAGAACACAGGTTTACTCCATTTAAAAATACTTGGTATTACTCTTGTAGAAATAAGGATGGTTTTCCTTGTGCTGTACTAGATGATTTTAACTTAAATAATAAATTTGATTTAGCATTAGATATTAGACATTATGTTAACCGTAGTGAACCTTGGGAGTTAAGATTACTCTCTAGAAGTAATGATATAAAAGATCTTCCAGAAATACTAAAAAAACAATTGAAAGAATATCATAGATTTAATTTTGTAACAGAAACACCAGAGTATGCAGGTAGTTCAGGTTATATAAAAACATTAGAAAGAGATATAATGCATCCAGAAATAATTGCTACTATAAAATCTCTTTGTAACACTCTGGTTGAGGTACAAAATGTTTAA
- a CDS encoding DHH family phosphoesterase yields the protein MQQRKIDSSVIDCINNNNKFIVMAHKQPDADTLCSAIALESFLSRMGKITSLHTAGPFTRIETLHLQEKFSLEPLTEKEKDGAIVVIVDCNSSDRVGFLEEDIKELPVMIIDHHATDSDYGEYRWVDSTYPATTLMIQDLIFSFNEVPTPLEAENLFLGFCTDTGFFRHLDKGSELSIENAATLVKYGASPKETYSIMTGGKTLESRKLMGRILERCESHYDGKIIISWEDLSDREELKAEDRDSDTLYQALLSITGVEAIAIVRQESDNKCTVGLRSVKDVDVRKLAETFGGGGHQRASGFATEGKLSDIKEELISRFRNYL from the coding sequence ATGCAACAAAGAAAGATAGATAGTTCAGTTATTGATTGTATTAATAATAATAATAAATTTATAGTGATGGCACATAAGCAGCCTGATGCTGATACTCTATGCTCAGCAATTGCACTAGAATCATTCCTTTCCCGAATGGGTAAAATTACATCACTACATACCGCAGGACCTTTTACCCGAATAGAAACTCTACATCTACAGGAAAAATTCTCATTAGAACCATTAACAGAGAAAGAGAAGGATGGTGCTATAGTTGTAATTGTCGATTGTAATAGTTCTGATAGGGTTGGTTTTTTAGAGGAAGATATTAAAGAACTCCCTGTAATGATAATAGATCATCATGCTACAGATTCTGATTATGGTGAGTATAGATGGGTAGATTCAACCTACCCTGCAACAACTTTAATGATTCAAGATCTTATATTTAGTTTTAATGAGGTACCAACCCCACTTGAAGCTGAAAATTTATTTCTAGGTTTCTGTACAGATACTGGTTTTTTCAGACACCTTGATAAAGGATCTGAATTATCAATAGAAAATGCTGCAACCCTAGTAAAATATGGAGCTTCCCCTAAAGAGACATACTCTATTATGACTGGTGGAAAAACACTTGAGTCAAGAAAGCTTATGGGTAGAATCCTTGAAAGATGTGAATCCCACTATGATGGTAAGATAATAATTTCATGGGAAGACCTAAGTGACAGAGAGGAACTAAAAGCTGAAGATAGAGACTCTGATACACTATATCAAGCTCTACTAAGCATTACTGGTGTAGAAGCTATAGCAATAGTTAGGCAGGAGTCTGATAATAAGTGTACTGTAGGTCTTAGAAGTGTAAAAGATGTAGATGTTAGAAAACTAGCCGAAACATTTGGTGGTGGTGGTCATCAAAGAGCGTCAGGCTTTGCAACAGAAGGAAAACTTTCTGATATAAAAGAGGAACTTATCTCTAGATTTAGAAATTATCTATAA
- the pglZ gene encoding BREX-1 system phosphatase PglZ type A codes for MISNWKHDTKTFVEYSRRVQEDLHIKKTLNSGVDINELASEDQYDEIEKYIITQLIEKINSNLISLNDVEVIIKQREQSFFYEASLPFYETILNGAKLQWEIESLKDKISIDDLESWGDEYSKRLYKVDLHYRNFIHSYKQTQQNPVLQNLFDKYHNLYSNDWLLPLNDNWQKTVDRTDTWNTTPGKRQRDFYYYNVKPLIDKGQKAVVIISDALRYEIGVDLNDNLNAEMVYESKIDHLYSELPSYTQLGMASLLPNSELEIKNDCNVLIDGMNSDGTPNRSKILTKNSGVQSLAISYKEFMKLNSGKEGRELLKENKLVYIYHNKIDKTGDDKATEEDVFDAVNHSITELKELLKRLYNMNSYNYFITSDHGFIYQAKELEESDFIESSTTGDIWKQNRRFFIGKNLENHSSYKEFTANELGQNGDYTCMFPKSINRVRVKGAGSKFVHGGTSLQEVIIPVLRINRKREAIRSLVDIDIIKGKEEISSSIKPISFIQSKPIGDKLLPRRIKAAFYNHDKTVIISEEFEYTFDSTDSLERQREKKFTYHLSNRATDEFNNQKVVLVLQEAIDGTSGWKEYSTYDFRMSMSSTMDFDF; via the coding sequence ATGATTTCCAATTGGAAACATGACACAAAGACATTTGTAGAATACTCTAGAAGGGTTCAAGAAGATCTTCATATTAAAAAGACACTAAACAGTGGTGTTGATATAAATGAACTTGCATCCGAAGATCAATATGATGAGATTGAAAAATATATAATTACTCAACTAATTGAAAAAATAAACAGTAATCTAATCTCTTTAAATGACGTAGAGGTTATAATAAAACAGAGAGAGCAGTCTTTCTTCTATGAAGCATCTTTACCATTTTATGAAACCATACTTAATGGAGCTAAACTACAATGGGAGATAGAGTCCCTTAAAGATAAAATTAGTATTGATGATCTTGAATCTTGGGGAGATGAGTATAGTAAGCGACTATATAAAGTAGATCTTCATTATAGAAACTTTATACACTCGTATAAACAGACTCAACAAAATCCAGTACTACAGAATCTATTTGATAAGTACCATAATTTGTATAGTAATGATTGGTTATTACCACTAAACGATAACTGGCAAAAAACAGTAGACAGAACAGATACATGGAACACTACCCCCGGGAAGAGACAAAGAGACTTCTATTATTACAATGTAAAACCATTGATTGATAAAGGACAAAAGGCAGTAGTTATTATTTCTGATGCTTTAAGATATGAGATTGGAGTTGATCTAAACGATAACTTAAATGCGGAGATGGTATACGAAAGCAAGATAGATCATCTATACAGTGAGCTACCTTCCTATACCCAATTAGGTATGGCATCACTACTACCTAATAGTGAATTAGAGATTAAAAATGACTGTAATGTATTAATAGACGGAATGAACTCAGATGGGACACCAAATAGATCAAAGATATTAACTAAGAATAGTGGAGTTCAATCACTAGCTATATCCTATAAAGAGTTTATGAAACTAAATTCTGGAAAAGAAGGACGTGAATTACTAAAAGAGAATAAGTTAGTCTATATCTATCACAATAAGATTGATAAAACAGGTGATGATAAAGCAACAGAAGAAGATGTTTTTGATGCTGTTAACCATAGTATTACAGAGTTAAAAGAGCTATTAAAAAGATTGTATAACATGAATTCATATAACTACTTTATAACTTCAGATCATGGATTCATCTATCAGGCTAAAGAGTTGGAAGAAAGTGATTTTATAGAGAGTAGTACTACTGGGGATATTTGGAAACAAAACAGAAGATTTTTCATAGGTAAAAACTTGGAAAATCACTCATCATATAAAGAGTTTACTGCAAATGAACTTGGGCAAAATGGAGACTACACCTGTATGTTCCCAAAATCTATAAATAGAGTCCGTGTAAAAGGAGCAGGTAGTAAATTTGTTCATGGAGGAACTTCCCTTCAAGAAGTTATTATCCCAGTTTTAAGAATTAATAGAAAAAGAGAAGCTATAAGATCATTAGTAGATATTGATATTATTAAAGGTAAAGAGGAGATCAGTTCATCTATTAAACCAATAAGTTTTATACAGAGTAAACCTATTGGTGATAAACTACTTCCAAGAAGAATAAAAGCTGCATTCTACAACCATGATAAAACTGTTATTATTTCTGAAGAGTTTGAGTATACTTTCGATTCAACTGATAGTCTAGAAAGACAGAGAGAGAAAAAGTTTACTTATCACCTTTCTAATAGAGCAACTGATGAGTTTAATAACCAGAAAGTAGTACTTGTTTTACAAGAAGCTATAGATGGTACTTCAGGCTGGAAAGAGTATAGTACATATGATTTTAGAATGAGTATGTCATCAACAATGGATTTTGATTTTTAG
- the clpX gene encoding ATP-dependent protease ATP-binding subunit ClpX, translating to MAKTRSKDKSCSFCGKSSDEAKRLIAGPGVYICDECIDVCTKIVNEEESTEALEIDEKLPTPKEIKEHLDSYVIGQDNAKKVLSVAVYNHYKRILSAHKIDDSVELEKSNVLIIGPTGTGKTLLAKTLAKKLQVPFAIADATTLTEAGYVGEDVENILLKLIQNAGNDVKKAEKGIIYIDEIDKISKKSENVSITRDVSGEGVQQALLKIIEGTEASVPPQGGRKHPNQDMLKINTKDILVICGGAFVGLDKIIEKRVGHNSLGFGASIQSSKDKDLANILTDLEADDLVKFGLIPEFIGRLPINVALNNLDEEALVRIITEPKNSIVKQYTALLGLDDVDLYFEKEAIVAIANLAVERKTGARGLRTILESSINSMMYEVPSTKTAKRVIITKEVITNNEEPIIQTTEEKIEDWPRELYEAPVNK from the coding sequence GAAGCCAAAAGATTAATTGCTGGTCCAGGTGTATATATATGTGATGAATGTATAGATGTTTGCACAAAAATTGTAAATGAAGAAGAGTCTACTGAGGCTCTTGAAATTGATGAGAAACTTCCTACTCCTAAGGAGATTAAGGAACACTTAGATAGTTATGTTATAGGGCAGGATAATGCAAAAAAAGTATTATCTGTAGCAGTATATAACCACTACAAAAGAATTTTAAGTGCACATAAGATTGATGATTCAGTAGAATTAGAAAAGTCAAATGTACTTATAATTGGTCCTACAGGTACAGGAAAAACATTGTTAGCAAAAACACTAGCTAAAAAGTTACAAGTACCCTTTGCAATTGCAGATGCAACTACACTAACTGAAGCGGGTTATGTAGGTGAAGATGTAGAGAACATTCTATTAAAACTTATTCAGAATGCAGGAAATGATGTAAAGAAAGCCGAAAAAGGTATAATTTATATAGATGAAATTGATAAAATTTCTAAAAAGAGTGAAAATGTTTCAATAACTAGGGATGTTTCTGGTGAAGGTGTTCAACAGGCTCTTTTAAAAATAATTGAGGGAACTGAAGCTTCTGTACCTCCCCAGGGAGGAAGAAAACACCCTAATCAAGATATGCTTAAGATTAATACAAAGGATATTTTAGTTATTTGTGGTGGAGCTTTTGTTGGTCTTGATAAAATTATTGAGAAACGTGTTGGTCATAACAGCTTAGGTTTTGGAGCTTCAATTCAATCCAGTAAAGATAAAGATTTAGCCAACATATTAACTGATTTAGAAGCAGATGATCTTGTTAAGTTTGGTTTAATTCCTGAGTTTATTGGAAGACTTCCAATAAATGTTGCATTAAATAACTTGGATGAAGAAGCACTAGTAAGAATTATTACAGAACCTAAAAATTCTATAGTTAAACAGTATACAGCACTATTAGGACTAGATGATGTGGATTTATACTTTGAAAAAGAGGCTATTGTTGCAATAGCAAACCTTGCAGTAGAGAGAAAAACTGGTGCTAGGGGATTAAGAACAATTTTAGAAAGTTCTATTAACTCTATGATGTATGAAGTGCCATCAACTAAAACAGCTAAACGAGTAATAATAACCAAAGAAGTGATAACAAATAATGAAGAACCTATTATCCAAACTACAGAAGAAAAAATCGAAGACTGGCCAAGAGAACTCTACGAGGCACCAGTTAACAAGTAA